From Candidatus Zymogenaceae bacterium, the proteins below share one genomic window:
- a CDS encoding glycyl-radical enzyme activating protein translates to MKSYPALQKNSNEAPKAVIFNIQRFSTEDGPGIRTTVFFKGCPLSCLWCHNPEGIRQKPELMWYESRCIGARDCLTACPESALSLTPKGMVIDRERCTTCGKCEEACPAAALEVIGKEYTVDELFFEVNKDEAFYRNSGGGVTLGGGDPGMFPDFASRFLARCKEAGISTAIDTTGAFAEKAYDPILPHTDLILYDLKQMDEEMHKKATGVGLAHILRNAELFGSGDIPMWVRTPIIPGWTDQEENVRAVARFIAEKMPAVVRYELLAFNNLCVDKYQRLDSSYKLCDAPLIKKETMEKLASIAKENWSGDVRWSGATRLEDE, encoded by the coding sequence ATGAAATCATATCCCGCGTTGCAAAAGAACTCTAACGAGGCGCCGAAGGCGGTCATCTTCAACATCCAACGGTTTTCCACAGAGGACGGCCCGGGCATCCGCACCACGGTCTTCTTCAAGGGCTGTCCCCTCTCCTGCCTCTGGTGTCACAATCCCGAGGGGATCAGGCAAAAACCGGAGCTGATGTGGTATGAAAGCCGATGCATCGGCGCCCGGGACTGCCTGACGGCCTGCCCGGAAAGCGCCCTCTCGCTGACGCCGAAGGGGATGGTCATCGACCGGGAGCGCTGCACCACCTGCGGGAAATGCGAGGAAGCATGTCCCGCGGCGGCGCTGGAGGTCATCGGGAAGGAGTACACGGTGGACGAGCTCTTCTTCGAAGTCAACAAGGACGAGGCGTTCTACCGCAACTCCGGCGGCGGGGTGACCCTCGGGGGGGGCGATCCGGGCATGTTCCCCGATTTCGCATCCCGGTTTCTGGCCCGGTGCAAGGAGGCGGGGATATCGACCGCCATCGACACCACCGGCGCCTTTGCCGAAAAGGCCTACGATCCGATTCTCCCCCATACGGATTTGATCCTGTACGACCTCAAGCAGATGGACGAGGAGATGCACAAAAAGGCGACCGGTGTGGGCCTTGCCCACATCCTCAGGAATGCCGAACTCTTCGGCTCGGGAGACATCCCCATGTGGGTGCGAACGCCCATCATTCCCGGATGGACGGACCAGGAAGAGAACGTGCGCGCCGTCGCCCGGTTCATCGCCGAGAAGATGCCCGCCGTCGTGCGCTATGAGCTTCTGGCCTTCAACAACCTGTGTGTCGACAAGTACCAGCGGCTTGACAGCAGCTATAAGTTGTGCGACGCACCGCTCATCAAAAAGGAAACCATGGAAAAGCTCGCCTCGATCGCCAAGGAGAACTGGTCCGGCGACGTCCGCTGGTCCGGCGCCACCAGGCTCGAAGACGAGTGA
- a CDS encoding glycyl radical protein: MAQAQCHVTPKDIWSPSRTLSDRVRRLREEYFSFNDRPYFRNEVMPFTNGTEWDMVFPFHNFGVVPEVYPFNPCFSDSLLACAKTVKEDDLPKDFWSRSRPKRRATFFRTVLEKYLPVHILEGELIVGGQFSTALSRSLNKKEAKKYKKLHDKWWKKAKWINDVGVGNSSTTFGHIIPNYKKVIHKGFQGLIDEYKAMIAETTDKEKIDYLEAMIIAAEAPIILANRYADEAERQANDAKDPIRKQELVEIARIMRKVPANPAETFHEAVQALWFTHMLVMADESYVAAGTSPGRIDQYLWPYYKKDIEGGLITRDQAREILDCYWIKHNYAYDFQGRIGENQGITAGFGQLITLGGIDENYEDASNDLTWLMLDVIEEMNLLEPKPNIRIHNKTPDDLLRRISELVANAQGSPFLINFDENSIRGLRWQGLPEDRLWDYAPVGCLENTLQGDDRSGTVDVNMNIAKAVELTLNNGVDMLTKERIGPRTGNPRKFKNFDQFMAAFKKQLLAVMELMIDIYNMSDRLRSTYEPTVYLSNLVDGCAEKGRDVNNAGARYNFITIEGISLATAADSLVAVKKLVFEEGKVTMDELIGAIKDNFEGHEKLRQTLINKAPKFGNDDEYADSIAREISRFWTEKSRDYVSPGTKRCYRGGYLSWNYWVAYSPSTAATPDGRKRGSYLSNGVCPVNGADTQGPTAVTMSVGKLGLESAPNGDSHTISFSPSLIRDNERLEKLMSFLRTYNEKGGTALQINVIDSETLKDAQNNPKDYANLMVRVTGYNAYFTFLGREMQNEIISRVAKEL, translated from the coding sequence ATGGCACAGGCACAATGTCATGTGACTCCGAAGGACATCTGGTCACCCTCCCGAACCCTGTCCGATCGAGTTCGAAGACTGCGGGAGGAATACTTCAGCTTCAATGATCGTCCCTATTTCAGGAACGAGGTTATGCCCTTTACCAACGGGACGGAATGGGACATGGTGTTCCCCTTCCACAACTTCGGCGTGGTTCCCGAGGTCTACCCCTTCAATCCCTGTTTTTCGGACAGCCTTCTGGCCTGTGCGAAAACCGTGAAAGAAGACGACCTGCCTAAGGATTTCTGGAGCCGGTCCCGCCCGAAACGGCGGGCGACCTTCTTCCGGACGGTGCTGGAAAAGTACCTGCCGGTACATATCCTGGAAGGCGAGCTGATTGTGGGCGGCCAGTTCAGTACGGCCCTTTCCCGGTCCCTGAACAAGAAGGAAGCCAAGAAATATAAAAAGCTCCACGACAAGTGGTGGAAAAAGGCGAAATGGATCAACGATGTGGGCGTGGGGAACTCATCGACCACATTCGGCCATATCATCCCCAATTACAAGAAGGTCATCCACAAGGGTTTTCAGGGCCTGATCGACGAATACAAGGCCATGATCGCCGAGACCACGGATAAGGAGAAAATCGACTATCTCGAGGCGATGATCATCGCCGCCGAGGCCCCGATCATTCTTGCCAATCGATACGCCGACGAAGCCGAGCGCCAGGCGAATGATGCAAAAGACCCGATCAGGAAGCAGGAGCTCGTCGAGATCGCCCGGATCATGAGGAAGGTCCCGGCGAATCCCGCTGAGACCTTCCACGAGGCGGTGCAGGCCCTCTGGTTCACCCACATGCTGGTCATGGCGGACGAATCCTACGTGGCCGCCGGCACCTCTCCGGGGCGCATCGACCAGTACCTGTGGCCCTATTACAAGAAAGACATCGAGGGAGGCCTCATCACAAGGGATCAGGCCAGGGAGATACTCGACTGCTACTGGATCAAGCATAACTATGCCTACGACTTCCAGGGACGCATCGGCGAAAACCAGGGCATTACCGCCGGATTCGGCCAATTGATCACCCTGGGGGGAATCGACGAAAACTATGAGGACGCCTCCAACGACCTGACCTGGCTGATGCTCGACGTCATCGAGGAGATGAACCTCCTGGAGCCGAAGCCGAACATTCGCATACACAACAAGACCCCCGACGACCTGCTCAGGCGGATTTCCGAGCTGGTGGCCAACGCCCAGGGCTCTCCGTTTCTCATCAACTTCGACGAAAACTCCATCCGCGGCCTCCGCTGGCAGGGTCTGCCCGAAGATCGCCTGTGGGACTACGCCCCGGTGGGGTGTCTTGAAAACACGCTGCAGGGCGACGACCGCTCCGGAACGGTGGATGTGAACATGAACATCGCCAAGGCGGTGGAGCTGACCCTCAACAACGGCGTGGACATGCTGACAAAGGAGAGAATCGGCCCGAGAACCGGTAATCCCCGAAAATTCAAAAACTTCGATCAATTCATGGCCGCGTTCAAAAAACAGCTTTTGGCCGTCATGGAATTGATGATCGATATCTACAACATGTCGGATCGACTCAGATCCACGTACGAGCCGACGGTGTACCTCTCAAACCTGGTGGACGGCTGCGCCGAGAAGGGGCGGGACGTCAACAACGCCGGCGCCCGTTACAACTTTATCACCATAGAGGGCATCTCTCTGGCCACCGCCGCAGACTCCCTTGTCGCCGTGAAGAAGCTGGTCTTTGAAGAAGGGAAGGTCACCATGGACGAGCTGATCGGCGCCATCAAGGACAACTTCGAGGGGCATGAAAAGCTCCGCCAGACCCTTATCAACAAGGCGCCCAAGTTCGGCAACGACGACGAATACGCCGATTCCATCGCCCGGGAGATTTCCCGCTTCTGGACCGAGAAATCGAGGGACTACGTCTCTCCCGGCACGAAACGGTGCTACCGGGGCGGCTATCTCTCGTGGAACTACTGGGTGGCCTATTCACCCTCCACCGCGGCGACGCCCGACGGCAGAAAAAGGGGCTCGTACCTCTCCAACGGGGTCTGCCCGGTCAACGGCGCGGACACCCAGGGCCCGACGGCGGTCACCATGAGCGTGGGAAAACTGGGCCTGGAAAGCGCCCCAAACGGCGACTCCCACACGATCAGCTTCTCCCCCTCCCTCATCCGGGACAACGAGCGTCTCGAAAAGCTGATGAGCTTTCTGAGGACATACAACGAAAAGGGGGGCACCGCGCTCCAGATAAACGTCATCGATTCCGAAACCCTCAAAGACGCCCAGAACAATCCGAAGGACTACGCAAATCTGATGGTACGGGTCACCGGCTACAACGCATACTTCACCTTCCTGGGACGAGAGATGCAAAATGAAATCATATCCCGCGTTGCAAAAGAACTCTAA
- a CDS encoding formate acetyltransferase — MTEPARTFYSNRDENGEQKRSDRFARIKQALLTSPIHLCIERAHLVTDYFRHHDRPSEPMIVRKAGALAHILSEKSAKIFPDELIVGNVGAFRKSAIIQPELSGVFVNQEILWIGRRKTTPFQISWRDRFTLIFRIIPYWLFRNMVVRAFLPTRETREARGLTRRPKRLLRYVTEQLSPAYYLINVAAGIGHFIPNYEKIIKKGVTGCLAELEGRDDPFSRAARIACRGLVSFSRNLADEADRLAASEQDETRKRELLEIARITRRVPEHPAETFHEAVEALWLAHMTVCLEGINSAVSFGRIDQFLYPYYKRDIERGTITPDEARELILCFSAKCTEHVFHVSQAVSKYHGGFLVVQAAIVGGVDRAGNDAVNELTWLFLDVMEQSGLRDPNYQARMHKDSPLPYLHRAVEVARRGNGVPAFFSDDISIETLLAHGYPLEDARDYGVVGCVELAVPGKSFLSTDTALFNLPLCLELALNRGRRFGKRKRVGADTPDPRAFRSMDDVVGAFTAQVEFMVERMVDDLAIIDAGNRDYHPTPFSSLLVDGCSDSGQDVTEGGAIYNGSGVQGVGIADTADALAALDAVVFAEKTTALTDVVRALKRNFRGNDALRARLLSAPKFGNDTELPDRYADLAAHTYHTALTRYVNVRGGGYVAGFYSSTSHVAFGEKTGASPSGRSAGTSFAASLGAANGMDRLGPTALLNSVARVDARLAANGYATNLRFDPGVVSGDDGVSLLSSLIRGFFEEGGMEVQFNILDPEELIKARNNPGMYPGLVVRVAGYCAYFDDLPDIVKDEIINRTRLSFSGRGSVQ, encoded by the coding sequence ATGACCGAGCCGGCCCGAACTTTTTACTCGAACCGAGACGAAAACGGGGAGCAAAAACGCTCCGATCGGTTCGCCCGTATAAAACAGGCCCTTCTCACATCGCCCATACACCTGTGTATCGAACGGGCGCATCTCGTGACCGACTACTTCCGGCATCATGACCGGCCGTCCGAGCCGATGATCGTCAGGAAGGCCGGCGCCCTGGCCCACATCCTGAGTGAAAAATCGGCGAAAATCTTTCCGGACGAGCTCATCGTCGGCAATGTGGGCGCGTTCCGCAAATCCGCAATCATCCAGCCCGAGCTGTCCGGGGTCTTCGTCAACCAGGAAATTCTCTGGATCGGCCGAAGAAAAACCACCCCTTTCCAGATATCCTGGAGGGATCGGTTTACACTGATCTTCCGCATCATCCCCTACTGGCTCTTTCGAAACATGGTCGTCCGGGCCTTTCTTCCCACGCGGGAGACGAGAGAGGCCCGCGGCCTCACCCGCCGTCCCAAAAGGCTTTTACGCTACGTCACCGAGCAGCTCAGCCCGGCATACTACCTCATCAATGTGGCGGCGGGCATCGGGCATTTCATCCCGAACTACGAAAAGATCATCAAGAAAGGGGTGACCGGGTGCCTGGCCGAGCTGGAGGGAAGAGATGACCCCTTCTCCCGGGCCGCCCGCATCGCCTGCCGGGGACTGGTGAGTTTTTCCCGCAACCTGGCCGATGAGGCCGATCGCCTTGCAGCATCCGAACAGGACGAAACCAGGAAGCGGGAACTTCTGGAGATCGCCCGAATCACCCGGCGGGTGCCGGAGCACCCCGCCGAGACGTTCCACGAGGCGGTAGAGGCCCTGTGGCTGGCCCACATGACGGTGTGCCTGGAGGGAATCAACTCCGCGGTCTCCTTCGGCCGCATCGACCAGTTCCTCTATCCCTACTACAAGAGGGACATAGAGCGGGGCACCATCACACCGGATGAGGCCAGGGAGCTGATCCTCTGCTTTTCCGCCAAGTGCACCGAGCACGTCTTTCACGTCTCCCAGGCCGTCAGCAAGTATCACGGAGGCTTCCTTGTGGTGCAGGCCGCCATTGTGGGCGGAGTGGACCGGGCCGGGAACGACGCCGTCAACGAGCTGACCTGGCTGTTCCTGGACGTGATGGAACAATCGGGCCTGAGGGACCCGAACTACCAGGCGAGAATGCACAAAGACTCCCCCCTCCCCTACCTCCACCGTGCGGTGGAGGTGGCCCGCCGGGGCAACGGCGTTCCCGCATTTTTTTCGGACGACATATCCATAGAAACCCTTCTGGCCCACGGCTACCCCCTGGAGGACGCACGGGACTACGGCGTTGTGGGCTGCGTGGAGCTGGCGGTGCCGGGGAAGAGCTTCCTCTCCACCGATACCGCCCTCTTCAACCTCCCCCTGTGCCTGGAGCTGGCGCTGAACCGGGGCAGACGTTTCGGGAAGAGGAAACGGGTGGGCGCGGACACGCCGGACCCAAGGGCGTTCCGATCCATGGATGATGTTGTCGGTGCATTCACGGCCCAGGTCGAATTCATGGTCGAGCGGATGGTCGACGACCTCGCCATCATCGACGCCGGAAACCGGGACTATCACCCCACCCCGTTTTCGTCCCTCCTGGTGGACGGCTGCAGTGATTCCGGACAGGATGTGACCGAGGGCGGGGCGATCTACAACGGCAGCGGCGTACAGGGGGTGGGCATCGCCGATACCGCCGACGCCCTGGCGGCCCTGGACGCGGTGGTATTTGCGGAAAAAACCACCGCCCTCACCGATGTCGTCCGTGCCCTGAAGCGAAACTTCAGGGGAAACGATGCACTCCGGGCGCGGCTCCTCTCCGCGCCGAAATTCGGAAACGATACCGAGCTTCCCGACCGCTACGCGGACCTGGCGGCCCATACCTATCATACGGCGTTGACCCGATACGTGAACGTCCGGGGCGGGGGATACGTCGCCGGGTTCTATTCCTCCACGTCCCACGTCGCCTTCGGCGAAAAGACCGGGGCCTCCCCCTCGGGGCGGAGTGCGGGGACGTCGTTCGCCGCCAGCCTCGGCGCCGCCAACGGCATGGATCGCCTGGGCCCCACGGCGCTGCTTAACTCCGTGGCGAGAGTGGACGCGAGACTTGCCGCAAACGGCTACGCCACCAACCTCAGGTTCGATCCGGGAGTTGTCTCGGGAGACGACGGGGTGTCGCTCCTCTCGTCCCTCATTCGGGGATTCTTCGAGGAGGGGGGTATGGAGGTGCAGTTCAACATCCTGGATCCGGAGGAGCTTATCAAAGCCAGGAACAATCCGGGCATGTATCCGGGACTGGTGGTCCGGGTGGCCGGATACTGCGCCTATTTCGACGATCTTCCGGATATCGTCAAGGACGAGATCATCAATCGCACCCGGCTCTCTTTTTCCGGCCGGGGAAGCGTTCAGTAG
- a CDS encoding TetR/AcrR family transcriptional regulator: protein MKIDIVSTASHDPNNRYRKPEKVETLIKAAYTAIAKKGYAQVSLRDIADEAGVNKSLLHYYFKDKDELVMAVYRHVVLEIHSIIARVAALPISTVEKLRRGFQELLSFTEEKPEWIVVVMDLTVYGVQKDDSRLDIFTMHEQLKEIICGGLREAKRNGEIRDDFDEAVIATLSVALGNGLALLYCIARETTDLGTAYGYFTAMLRDFISDNEAETRRASIEG from the coding sequence ATGAAAATCGACATCGTATCCACAGCCAGCCACGACCCGAACAACCGCTACCGAAAACCGGAAAAGGTGGAGACCCTGATCAAGGCCGCCTATACCGCCATCGCCAAGAAGGGCTACGCCCAGGTCTCCCTCAGGGACATCGCCGACGAGGCGGGGGTCAATAAGTCCCTCTTGCACTACTACTTCAAGGACAAGGACGAGCTGGTCATGGCGGTGTACCGTCATGTGGTCCTGGAAATCCATAGCATCATCGCCCGGGTGGCGGCACTGCCGATCAGCACCGTGGAAAAGCTCCGGCGGGGGTTTCAGGAATTGCTTTCGTTCACCGAGGAGAAGCCGGAGTGGATCGTGGTGGTGATGGACCTTACCGTCTACGGCGTCCAAAAGGACGACAGCAGACTGGACATATTCACCATGCACGAGCAGCTCAAGGAGATCATCTGCGGGGGCTTGAGGGAGGCGAAACGAAACGGCGAGATTCGAGACGATTTCGACGAAGCGGTGATAGCCACCCTGTCGGTGGCCCTGGGGAACGGTCTGGCGCTTTTATACTGCATCGCCCGGGAGACCACCGATCTCGGCACCGCCTACGGATATTTCACCGCCATGCTCAGGGATTTTATATCCGACAATGAGGCGGAAACACGCCGGGCGTCGATCGAGGGATGA
- the thiT gene encoding energy-coupled thiamine transporter ThiT, whose translation MNESVQIARVRVMVEIALMAALAIVLSNVKLFRMPYGGSMSLEMIPVFYIAARYGGVAGVLTGLLLGLGQLFFGPYVVHPAQLVLDYPLAFALIGVGGFIPARNLFLTELGVILGTLLRYASHVISGVIFFSEYAPEGSSVWIYSLGYNASYLVPQVILALIVVYPIIRLMSRFDERKTDAGVDT comes from the coding sequence ATGAATGAAAGCGTGCAGATCGCCCGGGTTCGCGTGATGGTGGAAATCGCGCTGATGGCCGCCCTGGCCATCGTTCTTTCGAACGTAAAGCTCTTCAGGATGCCCTATGGCGGCTCCATGAGCCTCGAGATGATACCGGTTTTTTACATTGCCGCCCGCTACGGCGGAGTGGCCGGGGTTCTGACCGGTCTGCTTTTGGGATTGGGGCAGCTTTTCTTCGGGCCGTATGTGGTCCACCCGGCCCAGCTGGTGCTGGACTATCCTTTGGCGTTCGCCCTTATCGGCGTCGGCGGATTTATCCCGGCCCGAAACCTGTTTCTGACGGAACTGGGCGTTATCCTGGGAACCCTCCTTCGGTATGCCTCCCACGTGATATCCGGGGTGATCTTTTTCTCCGAGTACGCCCCGGAGGGATCGAGCGTGTGGATCTATTCCCTGGGATATAACGCGTCGTATCTGGTGCCCCAGGTGATCCTGGCTCTGATCGTCGTGTATCCCATCATCAGGCTGATGTCCCGGTTCGACGAGAGGAAAACCGACGCCGGGGTGGATACGTGA
- a CDS encoding thiamine diphosphokinase, protein MRALIFSGGVYDDPRYYRRYLDDASLVIAADSGAGAVLALGRLPDVLIGDMDSIRTDELRDMRREREVEVITQPPQKDYTDTELAVRLARERGAGEIFICGALGGRLDHELANVSFLVLGVEWGVDIRIVDEAQELVMLVPGRRNPIPGTLGDTVSLISLSEAVTGVTTSELKYPLVGETLPFLSPRGVSNVISGPEPSVTYESGRLLLVRVFRP, encoded by the coding sequence GTGCGGGCGCTGATTTTTTCCGGCGGGGTGTATGATGATCCCCGGTATTATCGACGATATCTGGACGACGCCTCCCTTGTGATCGCCGCGGACAGCGGCGCCGGGGCGGTCCTTGCCCTGGGGAGGCTCCCGGATGTGCTGATAGGCGATATGGATTCCATTCGCACCGACGAGCTGAGGGATATGAGAAGGGAAAGGGAGGTGGAGGTCATCACCCAGCCCCCCCAGAAGGATTATACCGACACGGAGCTTGCGGTGAGGCTCGCCCGGGAGCGGGGCGCCGGGGAGATTTTCATCTGCGGCGCCCTGGGGGGGAGGCTGGACCATGAGCTTGCGAACGTGTCGTTTCTGGTCCTCGGAGTGGAGTGGGGCGTGGATATCCGCATCGTCGACGAGGCCCAGGAGCTGGTGATGCTCGTTCCGGGGCGCCGAAACCCGATCCCGGGGACTTTGGGCGACACCGTTTCCCTGATATCACTGTCGGAGGCGGTCACGGGAGTGACCACCTCCGAACTGAAATACCCGCTCGTGGGTGAGACCCTCCCCTTCCTCTCCCCCCGGGGGGTGAGCAACGTCATCAGCGGCCCGGAGCCGTCGGTCACCTACGAGAGTGGGAGGCTGCTTCTGGTGCGGGTCTTTCGGCCCTGA
- a CDS encoding patatin-like phospholipase family protein: protein MNVIRHTPTRSRIMKALFALLLIAVMAAGCAKGTPPIVSPEQKPRPKVGLVLSGGASRGFAHVGVIKVLEQNNIPIDIIVGTSAGSLTGALYAYYGDVNMLERAARDLTVEDIFDFSILGIGVGLVKGNNIVTYVDETIKVKNIEDLKIPYAAVAADLNTGEMVVFKSGPVSTAVRASTSIPGIFTPLNLGGRVLVDGGIVNSMPVDVAKDMGADVIIAVDVTAHTTNYDVKNVVDIIIQTFNIMGAQVNKYKYEEADVIIRPDVRGVGIIDFSRKDFLMLQGERAARTALPLINEALENAR, encoded by the coding sequence ATGAACGTCATTCGTCATACACCCACCCGCAGCCGTATCATGAAGGCGCTGTTCGCCCTTCTACTCATCGCGGTCATGGCGGCCGGCTGCGCAAAGGGCACCCCGCCGATCGTTTCCCCGGAGCAGAAACCGAGGCCCAAGGTGGGTCTGGTGCTTTCCGGGGGCGCCTCCCGGGGATTCGCCCACGTCGGCGTCATCAAGGTATTGGAACAGAACAACATTCCCATCGATATCATCGTGGGCACCAGCGCCGGAAGCCTCACCGGTGCGCTGTATGCCTATTACGGTGATGTGAACATGCTGGAGCGGGCGGCTCGGGATCTGACGGTGGAGGATATCTTCGATTTCAGCATCCTGGGTATCGGTGTCGGTCTCGTCAAGGGGAACAACATCGTTACCTATGTGGATGAGACCATCAAGGTCAAGAACATCGAGGATCTGAAAATCCCCTACGCCGCGGTGGCGGCGGACCTGAATACCGGTGAGATGGTGGTGTTCAAGAGCGGCCCCGTCTCCACCGCCGTGCGTGCATCCACGTCCATCCCCGGCATCTTCACCCCCCTCAATCTGGGAGGGCGCGTGCTGGTGGACGGCGGCATCGTCAACAGCATGCCGGTGGACGTGGCAAAGGATATGGGTGCCGACGTGATCATCGCCGTGGACGTTACCGCGCACACGACCAATTACGATGTGAAAAACGTGGTGGATATTATCATCCAGACCTTCAACATCATGGGCGCCCAGGTCAATAAATACAAGTACGAGGAAGCCGACGTGATCATCCGGCCGGACGTGAGGGGCGTGGGGATAATTGACTTTTCCCGAAAGGACTTTTTGATGCTTCAGGGAGAGCGGGCGGCCCGAACGGCGCTCCCCCTCATAAACGAGGCCCTCGAAAACGCCCGGTAA
- a CDS encoding SRPBCC family protein — translation MALLEDVVITDSIRINAAPEAVFDFLTGIVDNETYRAWHTEDHVSFQWLEGEPWAVGSIGQAGEYMHGKVHTLKFVVTDVEPNKRIVFSPVSRLLRKFTPYNEFLIEKDGDGCLFTASLTYRLGRIGKMFLKKSIDKGFFGVKKHMKEEGENLKALLEKKK, via the coding sequence GTGGCATTACTGGAAGACGTCGTTATAACCGACTCCATACGGATCAACGCAGCGCCCGAGGCGGTCTTCGACTTCTTGACCGGCATCGTTGACAATGAAACCTACCGGGCATGGCACACCGAAGATCACGTCTCCTTTCAGTGGCTCGAGGGAGAACCCTGGGCCGTGGGCTCAATCGGCCAGGCCGGTGAATACATGCACGGGAAGGTTCATACATTAAAATTTGTCGTTACCGACGTGGAGCCGAACAAACGAATCGTCTTCTCCCCGGTATCCCGCCTTCTCCGCAAGTTCACGCCCTACAATGAATTTCTCATCGAAAAGGATGGAGATGGATGCCTCTTCACCGCCTCGCTGACGTACCGCCTGGGCCGAATCGGAAAAATGTTCTTGAAAAAATCCATTGACAAGGGATTCTTCGGCGTGAAGAAGCACATGAAAGAGGAGGGTGAAAACCTGAAGGCCCTGCTTGAAAAGAAAAAATAA
- a CDS encoding radical SAM protein: MSRSEAENRTPSYIALYESGELARRIEALEAILTSCTLCPRGCRVDRTRGETGVCRAGAAAMVSSASPHFGEEPPLVGSGGSGTIFMTHCNLRCVFCQNYDISQEVGTWRGEEVGPEELAGVMIALAGRGCHNINIVSPTHYVPQVVAALPFAVEKGLDLPLVYNTGGYDSIEVVRLLEGIFDIYMPDYKFTDSRPAERYMNAPDYPEVIQDILREMHRQVGTLRTDDAGIAYRGLLIRHLVMPNDAAGTAEAMEFIATELSSDSYVNVMQQYHPMYRAGDFPEIARRLSLEEYLDAVWAARRAGLSRGF, encoded by the coding sequence ATGTCCCGTTCCGAAGCCGAAAACCGGACCCCTTCGTACATCGCGCTGTATGAATCCGGAGAGCTTGCCCGGCGTATTGAGGCGTTGGAGGCGATATTGACCTCGTGTACCCTGTGCCCCCGGGGATGCCGGGTGGACCGAACCCGGGGGGAGACGGGCGTGTGCCGGGCGGGGGCGGCGGCGATGGTTTCCTCGGCCAGTCCCCACTTCGGCGAGGAACCACCCCTGGTGGGGAGCGGTGGGTCCGGCACCATTTTTATGACCCACTGCAATCTCCGGTGCGTGTTCTGCCAGAACTACGACATCAGCCAGGAGGTGGGTACGTGGCGGGGGGAGGAAGTGGGGCCGGAGGAGCTTGCCGGAGTGATGATCGCGCTGGCCGGACGGGGGTGTCATAACATAAACATCGTCTCCCCCACCCATTATGTTCCCCAGGTCGTGGCGGCGCTCCCATTTGCGGTCGAGAAAGGGCTCGATCTCCCCTTGGTCTACAATACCGGCGGGTACGATTCAATCGAGGTCGTCCGGCTTCTCGAGGGGATATTCGATATATACATGCCGGATTACAAGTTCACCGATTCCCGCCCGGCCGAGCGATACATGAACGCGCCGGATTACCCCGAGGTGATACAGGATATCCTCAGGGAGATGCACCGGCAGGTGGGGACGCTTCGCACGGACGATGCGGGCATTGCGTACCGGGGGCTTCTGATCCGTCACCTGGTGATGCCCAACGATGCGGCCGGGACCGCCGAGGCGATGGAGTTTATCGCGACGGAACTTTCCTCCGATTCGTATGTCAATGTTATGCAGCAGTATCACCCGATGTATCGGGCCGGGGATTTCCCCGAGATCGCACGGAGACTTTCCTTGGAGGAGTATCTGGACGCGGTGTGGGCGGCCCGCCGGGCGGGGCTCTCTCGGGGGTTCTGA